Sequence from the Candidatus Jidaibacter acanthamoeba genome:
TAAAATGGAAAACCAAAGATGCTATGGGTTATCATAGTTATAAAACAGCTTATAATACCATTCGAGGGATTGAGACAATCAATATGTTATTCAAGGGGCAGCTTTATCACTTACTTAAGAGCTCTGCTATAAATATTAAATACTTTGTTGAAAGGCAATTTAACTTACCTACCCCTGCTTATATTTTCTAAAAAACCTCATAAAATTTTATAACTTCTTCCTTCAATTTTATTCTTTGCAACACAACCAAAATTCTTTAGATATCCGAATGTCAAAAGCTTTAGATATTACTATGGTACCTGAGCCTATTAAAGACCCGTTAAATGCATTGTTAAAGAAATATAACCTTGAATTTGAGTTAGCAGAATGCAGATTAGAAAAAAACCAGTTTACTATACTCTTCAAAAAACAAAGTGAACTAATTTCATTTTCTCAACTTTCATCAGGTGAAAAGGTTATGTTCACCCTTATATCTTGTGCATTTTCAAACCAACTAGTAAGTAAGTATTTAAGTTTTGATTTGTCTAGCATTTTGTTATTTGATGAAATAGATATACACTTCCATCCTGAATATATAGAAAGTTTTTTTAAAATTATTAGGGATCATTTTTCTTCTAATACCCATATCGTTATAACAACTCATAATCCCGCTACTATAGCCTTAGCAGAACAATTAAATAAGAAAGATAATGGCAAAGAATTTGGTTTTTATAATTTACTTCAAGAAAATGGATTAACAAAAATTGAAAAAGTAGCAAGTGCAAGAACAGCAATTTCATATTTATCTGAAGGATTAATTAACGTAATAGAAGATTTTAATTATGTGCTTGTTGAGTCAACCGATGATGCTAAGTTTTTTGCATATCTTAATGAAAAATTAAAACCGCATTACGCATCTTACCCGAAAACACAATTAATATTTTTACCTGTAGGGTTTCATATTAAACAGGATAGGAAAATTCAAACATTATGTGATAAAATACATAAATATGGAAGGGATAATGCTCTTCAAGAAGGTTTGAGTGATCTATTGGAAGATGTTGTAAGCACTCTTGAGCCTTATACAAAAACCAATGAGCAGGGCGGAGGATGTAAACAAGTGTATTCTATGGTAGAATCATTGGCAGGAACTGCTGTTGGAACAGTAGACTGGGATCGACATAATTTACCCAAAGAGAAAGTTTATGTACTTAATTTTTATAGTATAGAAA
This genomic interval carries:
- a CDS encoding AAA family ATPase encodes the protein MKFYNFFLQFYSLQHNQNSLDIRMSKALDITMVPEPIKDPLNALLKKYNLEFELAECRLEKNQFTILFKKQSELISFSQLSSGEKVMFTLISCAFSNQLVSKYLSFDLSSILLFDEIDIHFHPEYIESFFKIIRDHFSSNTHIVITTHNPATIALAEQLNKKDNGKEFGFYNLLQENGLTKIEKVASARTAISYLSEGLINVIEDFNYVLVESTDDAKFFAYLNEKLKPHYASYPKTQLIFLPVGFHIKQDRKIQTLCDKIHKYGRDNALQEGLSDLLEDVVSTLEPYTKTNEQGGGCKQVYSMVESLAGTAVGTVDWDRHNLPKEKVYVLNFYSIENYLCSPFNLLYVLNNKKEVLCYDLVIKEIRTHENLSNFDIETVNWNTISQKDLQNISNSVFKVLMNNNVSDKEKRGYEKKITVELINGMTIEVPEILRTKRGHDLQQMISMDATKPEIIKQNPHRTRASNNVSNNDLLEAFNNNLPIHLAPKFLLTLLQDIKSSKKQTTISEQLLEQEEKLENHKRLDQKKPKEGENDQLIKSQFLEQYLNKSRYLISDINEKELEKFCKTHLNISNTKQNPFIYAAEQPNSYYVTIGSNRTAADKLKSWQYEEKKRRGGDKDSSLRK